The DNA region AATCACTGTCGGTTCTTGGGTTCTCTGCCCAAACTGAAAAACTCTGAACACACTCACTTTCACAGGAACGACACCAACAATTCTTTAACAGGAAATTCAAGACCCATTTTCTTCCCTCTACacattttttaatctttttccCTCAACTCTTCTGCCATTGAAGTTGACATATCAACCATTGTTAATGTTAGTTACATTCTAGTTGGTCCACTTCACAAGCCATCACATTCACCTTCACCTCAACTTGCTTTCATAAACAAACCTCCTTCAATCCTGAAGCATTGAGCGTTCTCTGCTGCACTGTCCACTCCATTCTGCATTTCAGGTATAGCTAGTTAGCTACTGTGATTCATGTTCATCCATTCTTTCTGCACATAATGCTAATAGTGAGTGAATGCGTTTGTATTTTTCATttcgttattttttttatactttttcttGTTTTGATCATCTGGGAATTTGTGGGGTTGGAATAAAGTTTCTAACTTTGGGTTTTAGAATATAGGATGGGTTGTTGGGTTGGAATGGGATCAGTGATTCGTTGTGTGCTATGTAGGCCATATGTGCAGTGCAGCGTGATATGCATTTCTGTAATTTTCAGTTGAGGAAAGTGGAAACCAATGGGGCATTGGGATTTGGGGTTAATTTGCTTGACTTGATTAAAATCAGAAGTTTCAATTTCTGAGCTAAGATTGGATTATGCAtttattgaattgaattgaattttcaGGCATCTTATGGATGAAGCAATTCAATGGTTCTAAGATGATGATAAGAAGTTAAAGTATTTCCATTTTGCTTTGTGGAAAAGTTGTATCTGTTCATATGTGTTGATTAGGACATCAAATTCCATTAATTCCATATTTTCATTCCATATTCTATGTTCTCTTTTGCTTTTTATCTGCCAATTTGTACTTGGAAATGGGTAATTTTTGTTCCTCCATATTAAGGGCCTGGGATCTCCATAAGATTTACAGAAgggtttttcttttctgaaaGGGTTTCCTTTATTATGCAATCTTATTGCTAATACTCTGTGATTTTATAAGGTGCTTTGTTTTTGCCTGATTATGCATAGCTTTATTGTTTTCTATTTGTTGGATATGCACAGAATGGAGAGCACAAGAACAGGCCAATGGTTAAACCTTCTAGCGTGCTTATTGCTATTGCTGAAGGCAGAAGCTTCATATGTACCAATTACTTTAGTCCGGAACGCGGTAGCAAAAGGAGCTGGTTAGGGATTTTTGCGAACTTTACTAATTCTGCTCTTAATCTCATGCTTGCTGTTTTTTTAATGATTGAGAAATTgagattcaattttttttttttttgcagtttGTTTGGATGGTAGTCCACCAGCTTACCATTTTGATAAGGGATATGGAGCAGGGATTAACAGTTGGTTAGTTGCTTTTGAGGTGTGTCCCTTTCTACAAACTGCCATCAATAAGTTTGTATTCCTATATCATTTGATTGCAACGTGAATAAACTTTCATCCTTATCTATAAGAATAGTTACGCACATGCTAACGTTCGTTTGCAATAGTGTCAACGGATATCCAAATATAGCCTATAACGTTCAAGAAAACATTGCTTTCGTTTTTTTGTTTAACTCCTGGacaaaatgatttttttcaaaatttagaGTCATCTGAAGAGTGAATCTTAAATATCAAATTTGTTCCAGTGTTCTACTTGTTTGGACAAAGCATTGAGGGTTCTCTTTGATTAGTAATGAACTTGAATTCTACTTCATTTATCTTAGGGAGGAGGATGGTGCAACAATGTCACCACTTGCCTTGGTCGCAAGAACAACCGTTTAGGTTCATCCAAGAAAATGGCCAACCAAATTGCCTTTTCTGGAATTTTACACAACAGGAAACAGTTTAATCCAGGTATTTCCCATTAGTCAATAGATCTTGTTTCTCCTTATGAATCCCAAGTTTTGCTTACCCTTCTAAGTTCTAATGAGTATTGTAAAATTCAGATTTCTACAATTGGAACAGAATCAAGGTTAGATATTGTGATGGGTCATCATTTACTGGTGATGTGGAAGCAGTCAATCCAGTAAGTTCTGCAAAACTCAAAGgaatttcaaaaattaaatatcTACAAAAACATTAGTTATTAGTACAAAGTTTCCCTATTCTCTTCTTTCAGATAAAGTTTTAACAAAATGATGTGTAAATCAGGTAACTAAATTGCATTTCAGAGGAGCAAGGATTTTTGCTGCTGTCATTGAGGATTTACTAGCAAAAGGAATGAAAAATGCTCGAAATGTATGAGACATTGATTATTTGCCAAATGCCACTCTATTGATTTCTGTTCATTCACTCACGGAAACTTGTAACTTCAGGCTATTATCTCTGGATGTTCAGCTGGAGGATTGACTTCAGTACTGCATTGTGATCGCTTTCGAGCTCTATTACCGAGAGGAGCTAAAGTGAAATGCCTCTCAGATGCTGGTTACTTCATCAATGCGTAAGTCCCTGTGATTTGCTTTCTGCTTAGCATTTTCATGAAAATTTAGAGTTCCTTAAATCATACCATGATTCAATATGTTACTTTTAACAGAAGGGATGTCTCTGGATCAAGTTACATTAAACAGTACTTCACTCAAGTTGTTATCACACATGTACTCTTCCTTTCTCTAGCCATTTTCCATTTTCTGAAGTATTTGTATGTGTTGTAATCTTTTCTCACTTTTCATTTGAAAGATGTTTTCTGAAGCTTTCATTCAAGGGAGATCTAAAtaaagtttgattttattttctttttattagggCTCTGCAAGGAATTTGCCTCAATCATGCACTTCAAGAATCAGTCCAGGGCTGGTAAAGTTCTGAATTATACAGTTACATCTTCCAACCTTTGCAATTCCATTTTAGGTGTTACTGATACTTCTGATTTCTGAACAATCTTGCAGTGCTTTTTCCCGCAATATTTGGTATCACAAATCACTACACCAATCTTCTTTGTAAACGCGGCATACGACTCGTGGCAGGTTAGATTATGCTGTTGCTCAGCATACATCAGTTTAATTATTTGCAAAGTGGTGATCTTTGGTTTATATATTCATATCACTAGACCTAAGATACAACCAACTAGTCTTTTTGCTGATCCCCAAGATCTCGATTTGATTCAGATAAAGAACATATTGGCGCCGGGTGTAGCTGATCCTAGTGGCCATTGGCATAGCTGCAAGATGGATATTAACAACTGCTCACCTGATCAACTTGATCTAATGCAAGGTGAATCACTGGATCTTAGTAATTTGTATCTCATGGAAATATGCTAAACCTGAACTTAAGGAAATTCGTCAAGTTTATAATCAGAATTCAGAAATCATCCTCAGAGATATGTCCATAGTATGTCATGCCCCTCATAGGTTGTCATATCCTTCTGAAATTTCATGAAAGCTCTTAAGGGGCCTATGGAGTGTTGGTAATTCAAGTATGATGTCCGGAACACATTGGTTAAAAATGAATGAGGTGAAGAAagtataagagatgtgacccatacaCCAAATGTCTTATGGTTTTAgatgaaagatgtggtgtcaaTCCACCTGTGTTGTTTGCTCTTAGCCCAATGTGGAGAATAGATCTTCTGGAGTTTTAGGCATCTCAGGGCCCAAAACAGAGTTCCCGACTGCACGATATTAAAGCAGTTCTATGCCTTCACTTTTTAATGCATGAGTTTATTTTCAGGCTTCAGGACAGAATTCTTAAGGGCATTGACTGTGCTAGGAAACTCTCCATCTAAAGGAATGTTCATAGACTCTTGCTATGCTCACTGCCAAACAGAAATGCAGGAGACATGGTTCACAAGTGACTCTCCTGTGGTTAACAAGACAGTAAGAAACtgcattatttaaaaaaaaatcctctTCACCAGAAAATATAACATACCATGctcttttttatgttttctcttGGTTTTTTTACCTTCTCTCCTTCATATCCCACTCAGCTAAGTAGCTAACTTGTCTGCTTAACATTCTGCAGACGATTGCAAAGGCTGTAGCAGACTGGTTTTATGAAAGAAGGCTCTTCCATCAGATAGATTGCCCTTACCCTTGCAATCCCACTTGTCACAACCGCGTTTTCGAACCCCCACAAGACCATCCAGGAGTATAGATTCATTTCATCAAAATCTacacatacatacatatatatttcATCATTCTTATAAATCCATATTGATTGGTTTAGCTAGTGATTGATTAAGGAAATATAATTTGCATTTTTTATCAAGCTATCAGAATAAGGAAAACCCGCCACTGCACTGATCTTGTGTGCTGGGCGCCATCCATCATTGTTTAATGCCAAGGCTCCTATattctttcaataaaaatgtATATTCCATTATTGCAATTCTGTCTATACTTGATGTATAAGAGTTTTACATTTGTGTGAATGTTAGAAAAATGTGACAACCAAAGGAACTTCAGGTGCATCAGCTAGAAGACCCAGTTTTCCTAAACTATCAGACAAGGTGAGCTAAGTTGCATTATTCTGCAACAAACCACTCTTTTGTACAAATGTCTCACAGCAAGAAATTGATCAATGCTTTAGATTCAAAGTGATATGCAATGGATTCATGTTCTTTTTCACAGAATTTCAAGAAGGAAAAGAATGATTAGAGTCAGAAAACTgaacaaagacaaaaaaaaattgatgctaTAGTATTGAGACTTGTACAATTTAATAAATTTCACATTAATTTCAACCTCCAAGAAAGAAACTTCCATATAACTAAGAATTTTGTTTACTAATCCAATCCTCTCAAAGCTTTTGCGAGATCACATTAAATGGGTAGACATCTCCCAACAACTCTTACAAATCCTTCCCTATACACTTTATCCAAAGATTAAATATTCGACTAGTGTTTAACGAGCTTAACTATCTATCAGTTGTGTCAGACGTTATCTTTTAAATATTAAAGTaacataattatttaatatatatctcaaAAAAGCCAATTCATCATAAACCTATGATTATCTCTCGGAATTCGAGCGTTGATTACTGATTCGTGATTCTCCGATCTCCGTCGTTACTCGCCGCCGCGAACTGAACTCAGCATCGTCGTAATCGT from Lotus japonicus ecotype B-129 chromosome 2, LjGifu_v1.2 includes:
- the LOC130740274 gene encoding pectin acetylesterase 8-like, which translates into the protein MESTRTGQWLNLLACLLLLLKAEASYVPITLVRNAVAKGAVCLDGSPPAYHFDKGYGAGINSWLVAFEGGGWCNNVTTCLGRKNNRLGSSKKMANQIAFSGILHNRKQFNPDFYNWNRIKVRYCDGSSFTGDVEAVNPVTKLHFRGARIFAAVIEDLLAKGMKNARNAIISGCSAGGLTSVLHCDRFRALLPRGAKVKCLSDAGYFINARDVSGSSYIKQYFTQVVITHGSARNLPQSCTSRISPGLCFFPQYLVSQITTPIFFVNAAYDSWQIKNILAPGVADPSGHWHSCKMDINNCSPDQLDLMQGFRTEFLRALTVLGNSPSKGMFIDSCYAHCQTEMQETWFTSDSPVVNKTTIAKAVADWFYERRLFHQIDCPYPCNPTCHNRVFEPPQDHPGKNVTTKGTSGASARRPSFPKLSDKAKWIELLCIRQGISGLLLPLVILVIL